The Mus musculus strain C57BL/6J chromosome 2, GRCm38.p6 C57BL/6J genome has a window encoding:
- the Pygb gene encoding glycogen phosphorylase, brain form, translated as MAKPLTDSERQKQISVRGIAGLGDVAEVRKSFNRHLHFTLVKDRNVATPRDYFFALAHTVRDHLVGRWIRTQQHYYERDPKRIYYLSLEFYMGRTLQNTMVNLGLQTACDEATYQLGLDLEELEEIEEDAGLGNGGLGRLAACFLDSMATLGLAAYGYGIRYEFGIFNQKIVNGWQVEEADDWLRYGNPWEKARPEYMLPVHFYGRVEHTPDGVLWLDTQVVLAMPYDTPVPGYKNNTVNTMRLWSAKAPNDFKLKDFNVGDYIEAVLDRNLAENISRVLYPNDNFFEGKELRLKQEYFVVAATLQDIIRRFKSSRFGCRDPVRTCFETFPDKVAIQLNDTHPALSIPELMRILVDVEKVDWDKAWEITKKTCAYTNHTVLPEALERWPVSMFEKLLPRHLEIIYAINQRHLDHVAALFPGDVDRLRRMSVIEEGDCKRINMAHLCVIGSHAVNGVARIHSEIVKQSVFKDFYELEPEKFQNKTNGITPRRWLLLCNPGLAEIIVERIGEGFLTDLSQLKKLLSLVDDEAFIRDVAKVKQENKLKFSAQLEKEYKVKINPASMFDVHVKRIHEYKRQLLNCLHIITLYNRIKKDPAKAFVPRTVMIGGKAAPGYHMAKMIIKLVTSIGDVVNHDPVVGDRLRVIFLENYRVSLAEKVIPAADLSQQISTAGTEASGTGNMKFMLNGALTIGTMDGANVEMAEEAGEENLFIFGMRVEDVEALDQKGYNAREFYERLPELRQAVDQISSGFFSPKDPDCFKDVVNMLMYHDRFKVFADYEAYIQCQAQVDRLYRNSKEWTKKVIRNIACSGKFSSDRTITEYAREIWGVEPSDLQIPPPNLPKD; from the exons CGCATCTATTACCTTTCCCTGGAATTCTACATGGGCCGCACGCTGCAGAATACCATGGTGAACCTGGGCCTTCAGACTGCATGCGACGAAGCCACTTATCAG TTGGGGTTGGACTTGGAAGAGCTAGAGGAGATAGAGGAGGATGCTGGTCTTGGGAATGGCGGCCTGGGGCGCCTGGCAG cctgcTTCCTTGATTCAATGGCCACCCTGGGTCTGGCTGCATACGGCTATGGAATCCGATATGAATTTGGGATTTTCAACCAAAAGATTGTCAATGGCTGGCAG GTTGAAGAAGCTGATGACTGGCTACGCTATGGAAACCCCTGGGAGAAGGCACGGCCGGAGTACATGCTGCCGGTGCATTTCTACGGGAGGGTGGAGCACACCCCTGACGGGGTCCTCTGGCTGGACACGCAG GTGGTACTCGCTATGCCCTACGACACCCCAGTGCCTGGGTATAAGAACAACACAGTCAACACCATGAGGCTCTGGTCTGCCAAGGCACCCAATGACTTCAAGCTGAAGGACT TCAACGTTGGGGACTACATCGAAGCTGTCCTGGATAGGAACTTGGCTGAGAACATCTCCAGGGTCCTGTATCCCAATGACAAT TTCTTCGAGGGGAAGGAGCTGCGGCTGAAGCAGGAGTACTTTGTGGTGGCTGCCACCCTCCAGGACATCATTCGAAGGTTCAAGTCTTCCAGGTTTGGCTGCCGGGACCCAGTGAGAACCTGTTTCGAGACATTCCCAGACAAG GTAGCCATCCAGCTGAATGACACCCACCCCGCGCTCTCCATCCCTGAGCTCATGCGGATCCTGGTGGACGTGGAGAAGGTGGACTGGGATAAG GCCTGGGAGATCACCAAGAAGACCTGTGCCTACACCAACCACACGGTGCTGCCCGAGGCCCTGGAGCGCTGGCCAGTGTCTATGTTTGAGAAGCTGCTTCCGCGGCACCTGGAAATAATCTATGCCATCAACCAGAGGCACTTGGAC CACGTGGCTGCCCTGTTTCCTGGGGACGTGGACCGACTGAGGAGGATGTCCGTGATTGAGGAAGGGGACTGCAAGAGAATCAACATGGCACACCTGTGTGTGATTGGGTCCCACGCTGTGAACGGGGTGGCAAGGATTCACTCTGAGATCGTGAAGCAGTCTGT CTTTAAGGACTTTTACGAACTGGAGCCAGAGAAGTTCCAGAACAAGACAAATGGCATCACGCCCCGACGGTGGCTGCTGTTGTGTAACCCGGGGCTGGCAGAAATCATTGTAGAG AGAATCGGGGAAGGTTTCCTGACCGATCTGAGCCAACTGAAGAAGCTGCTGTCACTGGTTGATGATGAGGCCTTCATCAGAGACGTAGCCAAGGTTAAGCAG GAAAACAAGCTGAAGTTCTCTGCCCAGCTAGAGAAGGAGTACAAGGTGAAGATCAACCCTGCATCCATGTTTGATGTGCACGTGAAGAGGATCCACGAATATAAGCGACAGCTGCTCAACTGCCTACACATTATCACCCTGTACAACC GAATAAAGAAGGATCCAGCCAAGGCCTTTGTGCCCAGGACTGTTATGATTGGGGGCAAG GCAGCTCCTGGTTACCACATGGCTAAGATGATCATCAAGCTGGTCACATCCATTGGAGATGTTGTCAATCATGATCCAGTTGTGGGCGACAGGCTCAGAGTGATCTTCCTGGAGAACTACCGTGTGTCTTTAGCTGAGAAAG TGATCCCAGCGGCTGACCTGTCCCAGCAGATCTCCACTGCGGGCACTGAAGCCTCGGGCACAGGCAACATGAAGTTCATGCTCAATGGAGCGCTCACCATCGGCACCATGGATGGTGCCAACGTGGAGATGGCCGAGGAGGCCGGGGAGGAGAACCTCTTCATCTTTGGTATGCGGGTGGAAGATGTCGAGGCCCTGGACCAGAAAGG GTACAATGCCAGAGAATTCTATGAGCGCCTGCCTGAGCTGAGGCAGGCTGTGGATCAGATCAGCAGTGGCTTCTTTTCTCCCAAAGATCCAGACTGCTTCAAGGACGTGGTTAACATGCTGATGTACCACGACAG ATTCAAGGTATTTGCAGACTATGAAGCCTACATCCAATGCCAGGCCCAGGTGGACCGTCTATACCGG AATTCCAAGGAGTGGACTAAAAAGGTGATCAGGAATATAGCCTGCTCTGGCAAGTTCTCCAGTGACCGGACCATCACTGAATACGCCCGGGAGATCTGGGGTGTGGAGCCCTCTGACCTGCAGATCCCACCCCCCAACCTCCCCAAGGACTAA